From Ptychodera flava strain L36383 chromosome 3 unlocalized genomic scaffold, AS_Pfla_20210202 Scaffold_26__1_contigs__length_13983176_pilon, whole genome shotgun sequence, one genomic window encodes:
- the LOC139126105 gene encoding uncharacterized protein, translating to MARQVLGDISMSLSRPALSQSVMTIPDSFLTPSPVHLPSVHTSTVLQNSLLDYENLKRRLNLTEAQYQLHKNNILQEDSDEDEDDDVLGSFETPPKTPKPQQRKSRAASTVTTDDASGSQQTETPKVKRQRVQRKQKEVALSTQLGGLTRQQLVDMMVSLKDSHPELEQEIRELMPAPDLTSMEQRLDSLQHNIYKAFPYTRWGSSRDAFCYRRVKVHLTAFKKECVDQGKTLMKSEFWETVIDYALMAWKFVEKLPDWDNPAHNGLKDQCFKSLATQCKQALKKSRFEKEKYHQIKSRLETAVMVNYVMESCVEEVDKILSKLP from the exons ATGGCGCGCCAAGTGTTGGGTGACATAAGTATGTCACTGTCAAGACCAGCTTTGTCGCAGTCAGTGATGACAA TTCCAGACTCTTTCCTGACTCCATCTCCAGTTCATCTGCCAAGTGTCCACACTTCTACTGTACTCCAGAATTCACTACTGGACTATGAAAACTTGAAGAGGAGGTTAAACTTGACGGAAGCCCAGTACCAACTTCACAAGAATAACATTTTACAAGAAGATTCTGATGAAG atgaagatgatgatgttCTTGGGTCGTTTGAAACACCTCCAAAGACACCAAAACCACAACAGAGGAAGAGTCGGGCTGCAAGCACAGTAACCACAGATGATGCGTCGGGAAGTCAGCAAACGGAAACACCGAAAGTGAAACGTCAGAGAGTACAGAGAAAACAGAAGGAGGTGGCACTATCTACACAACTTGGTGGTCTTACAAGGCAACAATTGGTTGATATGATGGTCAGTCTGAAAGATTCTCATCCAGAGTTAGAACAG gAAATTCGTGAGTTGATGCCAGCACCAGACCTGACATCCATGGAACAGCGTTTAGATAGCCTTCAACATAATATCTACAAAGCATTTCCATACACACGCTGGGGTTCATCCAGAGATGCATTCTGCTATAGACGAGTGAAAGTACATCTTACAGCCTTCAAG AAAGAATGTGTTGATCAAGGCAAGACCCTCATGAAGTCAGAATTCTGGGAAACAGTGATAGATTATGCATTGATGGCATGGAAATTTGTGGAGAAGTTACCTGA TTGGGACAATCCAGCTCACAATGGACTGAAGGATCAGTGTTTCAAATCATTAGCAACTCAGTGTAAGCAAGCTCTGAAGAAGAGTCGTTTTGAGAAGGAAAAATATCACCAAATCAAATCAAG ACTGGAGACAGCAGTGATGGTGAATTATGTGATGGAATCCTGTGTGGAGGAAGTGGACAAGATACTCAGTAAACTGCCATAA
- the LOC139126106 gene encoding zinc finger protein 511-like has translation METDITQTDSAHRPVPTWSFKHVRRRLQPDNAFFEDGDVACCILLKQIPLDEDEDENMHDRVPEFKCHEAGCKEFFTSVSAYEMHYNSKHRHVCSHCKRFFPSDHLLDIHILEWHDTMFQILAQTKNMYRCLIQACNERFPTAAKRKQHLVKHHKYPSNFRFDKPVRKSKSEVHRTRSSTAKDCEAMDTSNKDIDTLSQTMETVQVTPGTRVYRVPKTISFGRGVARGFERSPRHQGQSKKQSRKKNKPAKTKDSIADATTTDKMDI, from the exons ATGGAGACTGACATTACTCAAACAGACTCTGCGCACAGACCAGTGCCAACATGGAGTTTTAAACACGTTAGAAGGAGACTACAGCCTGACAATGCATTCTTTGAAGATGGTGATGTGGCTTGCTGTATCTTACTCAAGCAGATTCCATTGGATGAGGATGAAGATGAGAACATGCATGATCG TGTACCTGAATTCAAGTGCCATGAAGCTGGTTGCAAAGAGTTCTTCACTAGCGTGTCAGCCTATGAGATGCATTACAACTCAAAACATCGTCATGTGTGCAGCCATTGTAAACGTTTCTTCCCATCGGATCATCTGTTGGACATACACATCTTGGAGTGGCATGATACAATGTTTCAGATACTAGCACAGACAAAAAATATG TACCGATGTTTGATACAGGCATGCAATGAAAGGTTTCCCACGGCAGCCAAGAGAAAACAGCACCTCGTGAAGCATCATAAATATCCTTCAAATTTTAGATTTGATAAACCAGTTAGAAAGTCCAAGAG TGAAGTACACAGGACAAGAAGTTCTACTGCAAAGGACTGTGAAGCCATGGACACCAGTAACAAAGACATTGACACTCTATCACAGACCATGGAAACAGTACAAGTTACACCGGGAACTAGAGTTTACAG AGTTCCCAAGACGATATCATTTGGCAGAGGAGTTGCCAGGGGCTTTGAGAGATCACCAAGACATCAGGGACAATCAAAGAAACAGTCACGGAAGAAGAATAAACCAGCAAAGACCAAAGACTCCATTGCAGATGCTACAACTACAGATAAGATGGATATTTAA